Proteins found in one Bacillus subtilis subsp. subtilis str. 168 genomic segment:
- the yvgT gene encoding putative integral membrane protein (Evidence 3: Putative function from multiple computational evidences; PubMedId: 15849754, 16850406; Product type m: membrane component), translating to MAWELLSVIGIIAFAVSGAIVAMEEEYDILGVYILGIVTAFGGGAIRNLLIGVPVSALWEQGAYFQIALLSITIVFLFPKLLLKHWNKWGNLSDAIGLAAFAIQGALYAVKMGHPLSAVIVAAVLTGSGGGIIRDLLAGRKPLVLKAEIYAVWAALGGLIVGLGWLGNSFGLYVLFFVLVVCRVCSYMFNWKLPNRSFRLDN from the coding sequence ATGGCTTGGGAGCTGCTTAGTGTGATTGGCATCATTGCGTTTGCAGTCAGCGGCGCAATTGTTGCGATGGAAGAGGAATATGATATTTTAGGAGTTTATATATTAGGGATTGTCACAGCTTTTGGAGGAGGAGCGATCCGCAATTTGCTGATCGGTGTTCCGGTGTCAGCGCTATGGGAGCAGGGAGCGTACTTTCAAATCGCGCTTTTATCTATTACAATTGTGTTTCTGTTTCCGAAGCTGCTGCTGAAGCATTGGAATAAGTGGGGCAATTTATCAGATGCGATCGGCCTCGCTGCCTTTGCTATCCAAGGCGCACTGTATGCCGTCAAAATGGGCCATCCGCTTAGTGCCGTGATCGTGGCTGCGGTGCTGACGGGAAGCGGGGGCGGGATCATCCGCGACCTTCTTGCCGGGCGCAAACCGCTTGTGCTGAAAGCGGAAATCTATGCGGTATGGGCGGCGCTCGGCGGTTTAATCGTCGGCTTGGGCTGGCTGGGGAACTCGTTCGGCTTATACGTTCTGTTTTTCGTGCTCGTTGTTTGCCGGGTTTGTTCCTATATGTTTAATTGGAAGCTGCCAAACCGTTCTTTTCGCTTAGATAATTAA
- the copZ gene encoding copper insertion chaperone and transporter component (Evidence 1a: Function from experimental evidences in the studied strain; PubMedId: 11934502, 12238948, 12590580, 14621987, 14663075, 15212800, 18419582, 27197762, 28078344; Product type f: factor), whose protein sequence is MEQKTLQVEGMSCQHCVKAVETSVGELDGVSAVHVNLEAGKVDVSFDADKVSVKDIADAIEDQGYDVAK, encoded by the coding sequence ATGGAACAAAAAACATTGCAAGTTGAAGGAATGTCTTGTCAGCACTGCGTCAAAGCAGTAGAAACAAGCGTAGGAGAACTGGACGGCGTCAGTGCCGTTCATGTCAATCTGGAAGCGGGTAAAGTCGATGTTTCGTTTGATGCTGACAAAGTATCAGTCAAAGATATTGCGGATGCGATAGAAGATCAGGGCTATGACGTAGCCAAGTGA
- the bdbD gene encoding thiol-disulfide oxidoreductase (Evidence 1a: Function from experimental evidences in the studied strain; PubMedId: 11744713, 11872755, 12637552, 15661011, 17501922, 19535335; Product type e : enzyme), with translation MKKKQQSSAKFAVILTVVVVVLLAAIVIINNKTEQGNDAVSGQPSIKGQPVLGKDDAPVTVVEFGDYKCPSCKVFNSDIFPKIQKDFIDKGDVKFSFVNVMFHGKGSRLAALASEEVWKEDPDSFWDFHEKLFEKQPDTEQEWVTPGLLGDLAKSTTKIKPETLKENLDKETFASQVEKDSDLNQKMNIQATPTIYVNDKVIKNFADYDEIKETIEKELKGK, from the coding sequence GTGAAAAAGAAACAGCAGTCTTCTGCGAAATTCGCGGTCATCCTTACGGTTGTGGTTGTTGTATTGCTAGCAGCCATTGTCATCATTAATAACAAAACGGAACAAGGCAATGATGCGGTGTCCGGACAGCCGTCTATCAAAGGGCAGCCTGTGCTTGGCAAGGACGATGCACCGGTAACTGTAGTAGAATTCGGAGATTACAAATGTCCGTCTTGCAAGGTGTTTAACAGTGACATCTTTCCAAAAATACAAAAAGACTTTATTGATAAGGGCGATGTGAAATTTTCTTTCGTGAACGTCATGTTCCATGGAAAAGGTTCAAGGTTAGCGGCTCTTGCATCTGAAGAAGTATGGAAGGAAGACCCTGACTCTTTCTGGGATTTCCATGAAAAGCTGTTCGAAAAACAGCCGGATACGGAACAGGAATGGGTAACCCCAGGCCTCCTTGGTGATCTTGCAAAAAGCACCACAAAGATAAAACCTGAGACGCTCAAGGAAAATCTTGATAAGGAAACATTCGCTTCTCAAGTGGAAAAGGATTCTGACCTTAATCAAAAAATGAACATACAGGCAACACCGACGATTTACGTCAATGATAAAGTGATCAAAAATTTTGCGGATTATGATGAAATCAAAGAGACAATAGAAAAAGAGCTGAAAGGGAAGTAA
- the cadA gene encoding Cd(II), Zn(II) and Co(II) exporter (ATPase) (Evidence 1a: Function from experimental evidences in the studied strain; PubMedId: 7721839, 8037745, 11934502, 11922674, 12644235, 12779235, 14663075, 16901659; Product type t: transporter), which produces MRLVKQEYVLDGLDCSNCARKIENGVKGIKGINGCAVNFAASTLTVSADGKEEQWVTNKVEKKVKSIDPHVTVRQKHIKKSADDGYRNRMVNMLIRMAAAVILGAAAYLVQSGTIEFFLFLGAYLIIGGDIIIRAVKNIIRGQVFDEHFLMALATIGAFLIQQYPEGVAVMLFYQIGELFQGAAVSRSRKSISALMDIRPDYANLKTKNGIEQVSSEDVQTGDIIVVNPGESIPLDGKVVQGSAMVDTSALTGESVPRKAAEGQDVMSGFINQNGVLHIEVTKGYQESAVSKILDLVQNASSRKARTENFITKFAKYYTPAVVIIAVLLAFVPPLVLSGAALSDWVYRALIFLVISCPCALVVSIPLGFFGGIGAASKAGVLVKGSNYLEALNQVKYAVFDKTGTLTKGSFEVTEIKPAEGFTKDRLLEAAAYAELHSQHPIAESVRKAYGKMLSSDEIESYEEISGHGIFAKVNGTEILAGNKKLMEREQIEDVPDENAGTIVHVAVDQRYAGAIIIADEIKEDAAQAVADLKSLGIKQTAMLTGDSKQTGEAVGKQLGIGEVYAELLPQDKVAQVEALEAKLLPSEKLIFVGDGINDTPVLARADIGVAMGGLGSDAAVEAADIVLMTDQPSKIAEAIRIAKRTRRIVWQNIGFALGVKAIFLILGAFGIATMWEAVFSDVGVTLLAVANAMRVMRLKNK; this is translated from the coding sequence GTGAGACTAGTGAAACAGGAATATGTTCTGGACGGTTTGGATTGCAGCAATTGTGCCCGAAAAATCGAAAATGGAGTCAAAGGCATAAAAGGCATTAACGGATGCGCGGTAAATTTTGCGGCAAGCACCTTAACTGTCTCAGCCGATGGGAAAGAAGAGCAATGGGTCACGAATAAAGTAGAGAAAAAAGTGAAATCAATTGATCCGCATGTAACGGTTCGCCAAAAGCATATAAAGAAATCAGCTGATGATGGCTATCGTAATCGAATGGTCAATATGCTGATCAGAATGGCGGCGGCTGTCATTCTCGGCGCAGCGGCATATTTGGTTCAGTCGGGAACCATTGAATTTTTCCTTTTCCTCGGTGCTTATTTGATTATCGGCGGTGACATTATAATCCGCGCAGTCAAAAACATCATCCGCGGTCAGGTGTTTGATGAGCATTTCTTAATGGCTCTTGCCACAATCGGCGCTTTTCTGATTCAGCAATACCCTGAGGGGGTCGCCGTTATGCTGTTTTATCAAATCGGTGAGCTTTTTCAAGGAGCCGCGGTCAGCCGTTCCAGAAAATCAATTAGTGCGTTAATGGACATACGGCCTGATTACGCCAATCTCAAAACAAAGAACGGCATCGAACAGGTTTCGTCGGAGGACGTTCAGACAGGAGACATCATTGTGGTTAATCCGGGAGAAAGCATACCCCTGGACGGTAAGGTCGTGCAAGGGTCAGCGATGGTTGATACATCTGCTTTAACAGGTGAGTCCGTTCCGAGAAAAGCTGCGGAAGGACAAGATGTAATGTCAGGCTTTATCAATCAAAACGGCGTTCTGCATATTGAAGTCACAAAGGGCTATCAGGAATCAGCAGTATCAAAAATATTAGACTTGGTTCAGAATGCGAGCAGCCGTAAAGCCCGGACAGAAAACTTTATCACGAAGTTTGCCAAGTATTATACACCTGCTGTGGTGATCATTGCGGTATTGCTGGCCTTTGTTCCGCCGCTTGTTCTTTCTGGCGCCGCGCTTTCCGATTGGGTGTACCGCGCGCTTATCTTTTTAGTGATTTCTTGTCCTTGTGCGCTTGTTGTCTCTATTCCGCTCGGTTTCTTCGGTGGAATCGGAGCGGCCTCAAAGGCCGGAGTGCTTGTAAAGGGAAGCAATTATTTAGAAGCTTTGAATCAAGTCAAATACGCGGTGTTTGATAAAACGGGAACACTAACAAAAGGCAGCTTTGAAGTGACAGAAATCAAACCCGCGGAAGGTTTTACAAAGGATAGATTACTTGAAGCGGCGGCATACGCTGAGCTTCATTCACAGCATCCGATTGCTGAATCTGTGCGTAAAGCTTACGGGAAAATGCTTTCCTCCGATGAGATTGAGTCATACGAAGAAATCTCCGGTCACGGCATTTTTGCAAAGGTAAATGGAACTGAGATCCTTGCTGGGAATAAAAAGCTCATGGAAAGAGAACAAATTGAGGATGTCCCGGATGAAAATGCTGGAACAATCGTACACGTTGCTGTAGATCAACGCTATGCCGGAGCAATCATCATAGCGGATGAGATAAAGGAAGACGCAGCACAGGCGGTTGCTGATCTGAAGTCGCTTGGGATCAAACAGACAGCTATGCTGACGGGTGATTCGAAACAAACGGGAGAAGCCGTCGGAAAACAGCTTGGGATTGGTGAGGTATATGCAGAGCTGCTGCCGCAAGATAAAGTCGCGCAGGTCGAAGCATTAGAAGCTAAGCTTTTGCCTAGTGAAAAACTCATTTTTGTCGGTGACGGCATCAATGATACGCCGGTGCTTGCACGCGCAGATATAGGGGTTGCGATGGGAGGCCTTGGCTCAGACGCCGCGGTAGAAGCCGCAGACATCGTGCTGATGACAGATCAGCCGTCAAAAATAGCAGAAGCGATTCGGATTGCGAAACGGACACGGCGAATCGTGTGGCAAAACATCGGCTTTGCTTTAGGTGTGAAAGCGATCTTTCTCATTCTTGGTGCATTTGGAATTGCGACCATGTGGGAAGCGGTTTTCTCAGATGTCGGCGTTACACTGCTTGCTGTGGCGAACGCCATGCGCGTCATGCGTCTCAAAAACAAATAA
- the iolW gene encoding scyllo-inositol 2-dehydrogenase (NADP(+)-dependent) (Evidence 1a: Function from experimental evidences in the studied strain; PubMedId: 15937154, 20133360, 28693424; Product type e: enzyme) yields the protein MITLLKGRRKVDTIKVGILGYGLSGSVFHGPLLDVLDEYQISKIMTSRTEEVKRDFPDAEVVHELEEITNDPAIELVIVTTPSGLHYEHTMACIQAGKHVVMEKPMTATAEEGETLKRAADEKGVLLSVYHNRRWDNDFLTIKKLISEGSLEDINTYQVSYNRYRPEVQARWREKEGTATGTLYDLGSHIIDQTLHLFGMPKAVTANVMAQRENAETVDYFHLTLDYGKLQAILYGGSIVPANGPRYQIHGKDSSFIKYGIDGQEDALRAGRKPEDDSWGADVPEFYGKLTTIRGSDKKTETIPSVNGSYLTYYRKIAESIREGAALPVTAEEGINVIRIIEAAMESSKEKRTIMLEH from the coding sequence TTGATAACGCTTTTAAAGGGGAGAAGAAAAGTGGATACGATCAAGGTTGGAATATTAGGATACGGATTGTCCGGTTCTGTTTTTCACGGGCCGCTGCTGGATGTTCTGGATGAATATCAAATCAGCAAAATCATGACATCACGGACAGAAGAAGTGAAACGGGATTTTCCAGATGCTGAGGTTGTACATGAGCTTGAAGAAATCACAAATGACCCTGCCATTGAGCTTGTCATTGTCACCACCCCGAGCGGCCTTCATTACGAGCATACTATGGCATGCATACAGGCCGGAAAACATGTTGTGATGGAAAAACCAATGACAGCAACGGCCGAAGAGGGGGAAACATTAAAAAGGGCTGCCGATGAAAAAGGCGTATTATTAAGCGTATATCATAACCGACGCTGGGATAACGATTTTTTAACGATTAAAAAGCTGATCTCTGAGGGATCCCTTGAAGATATCAATACATATCAAGTTTCCTATAACCGCTACAGACCTGAAGTTCAAGCGCGGTGGCGGGAAAAAGAAGGCACTGCCACTGGTACGCTGTATGATCTCGGCTCCCACATCATAGACCAAACCCTGCATTTGTTTGGGATGCCTAAAGCCGTGACTGCAAACGTGATGGCCCAGCGGGAAAATGCCGAAACGGTTGACTATTTTCATTTAACCCTGGATTATGGCAAGCTTCAAGCCATTCTATACGGAGGATCAATCGTTCCGGCAAACGGACCTCGTTATCAAATCCATGGAAAAGATTCTAGCTTTATCAAATATGGAATTGACGGACAGGAAGACGCACTCAGAGCGGGAAGAAAACCAGAGGATGACAGCTGGGGTGCGGATGTTCCGGAGTTTTACGGAAAGCTTACAACCATTCGTGGCTCCGACAAAAAAACAGAAACGATTCCATCAGTAAATGGCTCCTACCTTACTTATTACCGTAAAATAGCGGAAAGCATACGAGAAGGTGCTGCGCTGCCAGTCACTGCTGAGGAAGGTATTAATGTCATCCGCATCATTGAAGCCGCGATGGAAAGCAGTAAAGAGAAACGAACCATTATGCTGGAGCACTAA
- the copA gene encoding copper transporter ATPase (Evidence 1a: Function from experimental evidences in the studied strain; PubMedId: 11922674, 11934502, 12644235, 14663075, 18215122, 19378562, 19751213, 20233928, 22077885, 22531974; Product type t : transporter), which translates to MSEQKEIAMQVSGMTCAACAARIEKGLKRMPGVTDANVNLATETSNVIYDPAETGTAAIQEKIEKLGYHVVTEKAEFDIEGMTCAACANRIEKRLNKIEGVANAPVNFALETVTVEYNPKEASVSDLKEAVDKLGYKLKLKGEQDSEAAAKKKEERKQTARLIFSAVLSFPLLWAMVSHFTFTSFIWVPDIFLNPWMQFALATPVQFLIGWPFYVGAYKALRNKSANMDVLVALGTTAAYAYSLYLTFQSIGSHGHTDGLYYETSAILLTLILLGKLFETKAKGRSSDAIKKLMKLQAKTATVVRDGQEQIIPIDEVLVNDIVYVKPGERIPVDGEVVEGRSAVDESMITGESLPVDKNPGDSVTGSTVNANGFLKIKAVNVGKDTALSHIIKIVEEAQGSKAPIQRLADQISGIFVPIVLGIAVLTFLIWYLWAAPGDFAEAISKFIAVLVIACPCALGLATPTSIMAGSGRAAEFGILFKGGEHLEKTHRLDTIVLDKTGTVTNGKPRLTDAIPFGRFEEKDLLQFAAAAETGSEHPLGEAIIAGVKDKGLEIPKLTRFEAKVGAGILAEAGGKSILVGTRKLMESEQVEHGALLAQMEELEAEGKTVMLVSIDGEAAGLVAVADTIKDTSRKAVARLKELGLDVIMMTGDNRRTAEAIAKEAGIANIIAEVLPEQKAAEIARLQKEGRQTAMVGDGINDAPALATADIGMAIGTGTDIAMETADITLIRGDLNSIADAIRMSRLTMKNIKQNLFWALGYNSLGIPIAALGFLAPWIAGAAMAFSSVSVVLNALRLQKVK; encoded by the coding sequence TTGAGTGAACAAAAGGAAATCGCGATGCAGGTCTCTGGTATGACCTGTGCGGCATGTGCTGCCAGAATTGAAAAAGGCCTGAAGCGGATGCCCGGTGTCACGGATGCAAATGTTAATCTGGCAACGGAAACATCAAATGTAATCTACGATCCTGCTGAAACAGGGACTGCAGCGATTCAGGAAAAAATAGAGAAGCTGGGCTATCACGTCGTTACAGAAAAAGCTGAATTCGATATTGAGGGCATGACCTGTGCGGCTTGCGCCAATCGGATTGAAAAACGGCTTAACAAAATAGAAGGCGTCGCAAATGCACCAGTAAACTTCGCTTTAGAAACAGTTACGGTCGAATACAATCCAAAAGAAGCGTCTGTCAGCGATTTGAAAGAAGCGGTAGATAAGCTTGGATATAAGCTAAAGTTGAAGGGTGAACAGGACAGTGAGGCTGCTGCTAAAAAGAAAGAAGAACGGAAGCAAACGGCGAGACTGATTTTTTCAGCTGTCCTGTCATTTCCATTGCTTTGGGCGATGGTGAGCCATTTTACATTTACATCATTCATTTGGGTACCGGATATATTTCTCAATCCGTGGATGCAGTTTGCGCTGGCGACACCAGTCCAGTTTCTGATCGGCTGGCCGTTTTATGTGGGTGCGTATAAGGCGCTTAGAAATAAAAGCGCCAATATGGATGTATTGGTCGCCCTCGGTACGACGGCTGCTTACGCTTATAGTCTTTATCTAACTTTTCAAAGCATTGGCTCTCACGGGCATACAGACGGCCTTTATTATGAAACAAGCGCGATTTTGCTGACGCTGATTTTATTAGGCAAGTTGTTTGAAACAAAAGCAAAAGGCCGTTCCTCGGATGCGATTAAAAAGCTGATGAAGCTTCAAGCGAAAACAGCTACTGTTGTAAGAGACGGACAGGAGCAAATCATCCCGATCGACGAAGTGCTTGTTAATGACATTGTTTACGTCAAACCTGGCGAACGAATTCCTGTCGACGGAGAAGTGGTTGAAGGCCGTTCAGCGGTTGACGAATCGATGATTACAGGAGAAAGTCTTCCTGTTGACAAAAATCCTGGTGACAGCGTGACAGGTTCAACCGTTAACGCAAACGGCTTTCTGAAAATTAAAGCTGTCAACGTCGGAAAGGATACTGCGCTTTCTCATATCATCAAAATTGTTGAGGAAGCACAAGGGTCAAAAGCGCCGATCCAGCGTCTCGCTGACCAGATTTCAGGCATTTTTGTACCCATTGTATTGGGGATTGCGGTTCTCACTTTTCTCATTTGGTATCTTTGGGCGGCTCCTGGCGATTTTGCCGAAGCGATCAGCAAGTTCATTGCGGTTCTTGTCATTGCCTGTCCTTGCGCCCTCGGTCTTGCCACTCCGACGAGCATAATGGCTGGATCTGGACGCGCTGCTGAATTCGGGATTTTATTTAAAGGCGGCGAGCATTTAGAAAAAACACATCGTCTCGATACAATTGTTCTTGATAAAACCGGAACCGTGACAAACGGGAAGCCGCGTCTGACGGATGCCATTCCATTCGGCCGTTTTGAAGAAAAAGATTTGCTTCAATTTGCAGCGGCAGCGGAAACGGGATCAGAGCATCCGCTTGGCGAAGCGATTATTGCTGGCGTGAAAGATAAAGGGCTTGAGATACCGAAACTTACCCGCTTTGAAGCAAAAGTCGGCGCAGGCATTTTGGCTGAAGCCGGAGGAAAAAGCATTCTCGTCGGCACAAGAAAATTAATGGAGAGCGAACAGGTTGAGCATGGGGCTCTTCTCGCCCAAATGGAAGAGCTAGAGGCCGAAGGGAAAACAGTTATGCTTGTATCCATTGATGGAGAAGCAGCGGGGCTAGTAGCAGTTGCAGATACGATTAAGGATACGTCGCGGAAGGCTGTTGCCCGTCTGAAAGAGTTGGGTCTTGATGTCATCATGATGACAGGAGACAATCGCAGAACCGCAGAAGCCATCGCGAAGGAAGCGGGAATTGCGAATATCATTGCGGAAGTTCTTCCTGAACAAAAGGCGGCGGAAATCGCCCGCTTGCAAAAAGAAGGCCGCCAGACAGCAATGGTAGGCGACGGAATTAACGATGCGCCGGCGCTTGCCACAGCTGACATCGGCATGGCGATTGGAACTGGCACGGACATTGCCATGGAAACAGCAGACATTACACTTATTCGCGGCGATCTGAACAGCATTGCCGACGCAATCCGCATGAGCAGATTGACAATGAAAAACATTAAACAAAACTTATTCTGGGCGCTTGGCTATAACAGCCTCGGCATCCCAATCGCAGCACTTGGATTTTTAGCACCGTGGATAGCAGGAGCAGCAATGGCATTCAGCTCCGTTTCCGTTGTTCTGAATGCTCTTCGTCTGCAAAAAGTAAAATGA
- the csoR gene encoding repressor of copper utilisation proteins-Cu(I) (Evidence 1a: Function from experimental evidences in the studied strain; PubMedId: 17143269, 18048925, 22904286, 24831014, 25209494; Product type r: regulator), whose translation MEKHNEHKTLNHKSSKEKDQITNRLKRIEGQVRGIQNMVENDRYCVDILVQISAVQAAMKNVALHLLEDHAHHCVADAIKSGDGEQAISELLDVFKKFTKS comes from the coding sequence ATGGAAAAGCATAACGAACATAAAACATTAAACCATAAAAGCTCGAAAGAAAAGGATCAGATTACAAACCGGCTTAAGCGGATTGAGGGCCAGGTCAGAGGCATTCAAAACATGGTGGAAAACGACAGATATTGTGTAGATATTCTTGTGCAAATTTCAGCTGTTCAGGCGGCAATGAAAAATGTGGCGCTTCATTTGCTTGAGGATCATGCCCATCATTGTGTAGCAGATGCCATCAAAAGCGGAGACGGGGAACAGGCCATTTCTGAGCTTTTGGACGTATTTAAAAAGTTCACAAAATCATAA
- the azoRB gene encoding NADH:dichloroindophenol oxidoreductase (2-methylhydroquinone resistance) (Evidence 1a: Function from experimental evidences in the studied strain; PubMedId: 17284825, 17725564, 18208493; Product type e: enzyme) encodes MAKVLYITAHPHDEATSYSMATGKAFIESYKEANPNDEVVHIDLYKENIPHIDADVFSGWGKLQSGTGFEELSESEKAKVGRLGELSDQFASADKYVFVTPLWNFSFPPVMKAYLDSVAVAGKSFKYTEQGPVGLLTDKKAIHIQARGGYYSEGPAAEMEMGHRYIGIMMNFFGVPSFDGIFVEGHNAEPDKAQQIKEDAIARAKEAGKTF; translated from the coding sequence ATGGCAAAAGTATTATATATCACTGCTCATCCACATGACGAAGCAACTTCGTACAGTATGGCAACAGGTAAAGCATTTATCGAATCTTACAAAGAAGCGAATCCAAATGATGAAGTTGTACATATCGATTTGTACAAAGAAAACATTCCGCACATTGACGCAGATGTATTTAGCGGATGGGGAAAGCTTCAGTCAGGTACAGGCTTTGAAGAGCTTTCTGAAAGCGAAAAAGCGAAAGTAGGCCGTTTGGGAGAGCTTAGCGATCAATTTGCATCAGCTGATAAGTACGTATTTGTTACTCCTTTATGGAACTTCTCATTCCCGCCAGTGATGAAAGCGTATCTCGATTCTGTTGCTGTTGCAGGAAAATCATTCAAATACACAGAACAAGGTCCTGTCGGCTTGTTAACTGATAAAAAAGCAATTCATATCCAAGCGCGCGGCGGCTACTATTCAGAAGGCCCTGCGGCTGAGATGGAAATGGGGCACCGCTACATCGGCATCATGATGAACTTCTTCGGCGTACCATCATTCGATGGCATTTTCGTAGAGGGACATAATGCGGAGCCTGATAAAGCACAGCAAATCAAAGAAGACGCGATTGCGCGTGCGAAAGAAGCAGGAAAAACATTCTAA
- the bdbC gene encoding thiol-disulfide oxidoreductase (Evidence 1a: Function from experimental evidences in the studied strain; PubMedId: 10455116, 11872755, 15661011, 15849754, 16751195, 16850406, 17088376; Product type e: enzyme): MKNRIVFLYASWVVALIAMLGSLYFSEIRKFIPCELCWYQRILMYPLVLILGIATFQGDTRVKKYVLPMAIIGAFISIMHYLEQKVPGFSGIKPCVSGVPCSGQYINWFGFITIPFLALIAFILIIIFMCLLKGEKSE; the protein is encoded by the coding sequence ATGAAAAATAGAATCGTATTTTTATATGCTTCCTGGGTTGTGGCTCTTATCGCTATGCTGGGCAGCCTGTATTTCAGTGAAATCAGAAAGTTTATTCCATGTGAACTGTGCTGGTACCAGCGTATCCTCATGTATCCGCTCGTCCTGATTTTAGGCATCGCCACCTTTCAAGGGGACACACGAGTGAAAAAATATGTGCTCCCGATGGCGATTATTGGGGCATTCATTTCGATCATGCATTACTTAGAGCAAAAAGTGCCCGGCTTTAGCGGCATTAAGCCATGTGTCAGCGGCGTGCCGTGCTCGGGCCAATATATTAACTGGTTTGGTTTTATTACGATTCCATTCCTGGCCCTGATTGCTTTTATCCTGATTATCATTTTTATGTGCCTGCTGAAAGGCGAAAAATCTGAATAA